The stretch of DNA GTGATCGTAACGAGCCGCCCCACCGCCGGGCATCGGACCCAGGTTGTACGACCCTGGTCGTGACGCACTGTCAACCCCGGCCGGATGCCCGGAGCCCCGCCGGCCGGGCACCGTGGTGGCCATGATCGAAGTCACCGAGCTGACCAAGCGCTACGGCCGCACCACCGCCGTCGACCAGCTGAGCTTCACCGTCCACCCCGGCAGGGTGACCGGCTTCCTGGGGCCGAACGGCGCGGGCAAGTCCACCACCCTGCGGCTGATCCTGGGGTTGGACGCCCCGACCGCCGGCCGCGCGACCATCGACGGCCTGCCGTTCCGCCACCGCCCGCGCGGCCTGCGCCAGGTCGGCGCGCTGCTCGACGCGAACGAGGTGCACGGCGGCCGCAGCGGCCGGGCCCACCTGCTCGCGCTGGCCCGCAGCAACGGCATCCCCGCCGCCCGGGTGGACGCGCTGCTCACCGAGGTGGGCCTGACCGGCGCCGCCCAGCGGCGGATCGCCGGGTACTCGCTGGGCATGAAGCAGCGGCTCGGCATCGCGGGCGCCCTGCTGGGCGACCCGCCGGTGCTGCTCTTCGACGAGCCGCTCAACGGGCTGGACCCGGAGGGCGTGCGCTGGGTCCGCGAACTGCTGCGCCGCCTGGCCGCCGAGGGCCGCACCGTGCTGCTCTCCAGCCACCTGATGTCCGAACTGGAGCAGACGGCGCATGAGTTGGTGGTCATCGGCCGGGGCCGCCTGCTGGCCACCGGCACGCTGGCCGAGCTCACCGCCCGGACCGGCTCCCTGGAGCAGACCTTCCTCGACCTCACCACCGGAGCACCCTCGTGAACACCGCGCCCCTGCACCCCACCCCCCTGCACACAGCCTCCCGTTTCCACCACCTGCTCGCCGCCGAGTGGACCAAGTTCTGGTCCGTGCGCTCGGTCTCCCTGGTGCTCGGCCTGACCACCCTGGGCGTGCTCGCGGCCAACCTGCGGTCGGCGCAGTACATGGCCGACAACTCCCGGGTCGGCGACGCCTTCAACCCGCAGGCCGCCTTCGACACCGCCTTCACCCTGCTCGGCTCCGACCTGCTGCTCCTGGTCACGGCCGGGGTCGGCGCGATGGTCTCGGTCAGCGAGTACGCGACCGGGCTGGTGCGCACCACCTTCGTCGCGGTGCCGCGCCGCCGGGCGGTGCTCACGGCCAAGGCGGTCGTGCTCGCGGCGGTGATGACCGGCTACGGCCTGCTGCTGGCCGGCCTCTCGTTCTGGCTGACCCAGGCGCTGCTCGCCGGGAAGCACCTCGGGCTCTCGGTCGCCGCCCCGGGCGCGCCGCGTTTCCTCGCGGCCACCGCGCTGTACGCACCGGTCTGCGCCCTGGTCGGCTTCTGCCTCGGTGTCCTGCTGCGGCACGGCGCGGCCACCGTGGTGGCGGGGGTGCTGGTGCTCTTCGTACTGCCCTCGCTCTTCACCGACACCCACGCCTGGACGGCCGCCGTCGGCCACGCCATGCCGCTCAACGCCTGGCGCTTCCTCACCCGGATCGACCTCGGCGACCAGCTGCCGCTGCACCACCCGCCCACCGTCCCCGGCGCCTGGGCCGCCTACGCCGGCTGGGCCCTCGCCGCGACCGGCCTGTCCGTCCTGGTCGCCGACCGCCGCGACGCCTGAGCCGAACGCCCCCGGCCGGGCCGGTACGGCGAACGTACCGCTAGGGTCATGATCTGCAAGATCGAACCAGCTCGGAGGGGGCGGTGGCGATGGACGTTCTGCTGTTCAACGTGACCACGGCGGCACTGATGGTGGTCATGTTCAAGGGGGGCCTGGCCCTGATCGGCGAGGGGACGGTGCGCCGGCGCGGCCTCCCCTGGGCGGCGGTGGCGCTGACCGGCCTCGGGGTCGGCGGGGTGGTGCTCCAGCTCTGCTGGTCCGGCGCGATGGGGGCGCTCGACTCCGACCCCGCCAAGCACGGCTGGTGGCGGGTGCTCACCTCGGTGTTCATGCAGAACGGCGGCATCGGCGGCACGGTCTGGAACCTGGCCACCCTCGCCGTGATGGCGGCCTTCGCGCAGTGGTTCTGGGGCGGCCCGCTGATGCTCGGGCTCTTCCTCACCGGCATCCTGCTGCCCGAGCGGATCGACGCGCTGTTCGGCCAGACCTCGCACAGCACCGACCCGCGCAACTTCGCCGGCAGCTCCGGCGCCACCTACTTCCTCGGCGCCACCCTGGCCGCCGCCCTGCTGCTCCACGGCGACCAGGCGGGCAAGGGCGGCCCGCAGCCGAAGCTGCTCGCGCTCGGCGTCCCGGTGCTCGGCCTGGCGCTCTGGTTCGCCCAGTCCAACGGGCACGGCCTGGTCTCCGCGTACGGCTTCGCCGTCGGCGCCCTCGCCTGGCTGCTCTTCCGCCGCCACCTGCGGCCCGCCCCCGCCACCGACCGCACCACCACCGGCGCCGCCGAGGCCGCCACCGCCGAATCCGCCTGAGCGCCTGCCGGTCGGCCCGCCCGCACGGAGGCCCGTTACCATCGGCCAATGCCCAGCCTGACCGGAGTCCCGCTTCAGATCATCGCCGCCCTCGTCGCGGTCGCCGTCTTCGCCGCCACCATGTGGCTCTGGCCCCGGCTCGCCGGCAAGGGGTGGCGCAGCTGGCTCGGCCGGTTCGGGGCCTTCCTGGCCGCGCAGGTGGCGGTGCTGGTGGCGATGGGCCTGGTGGCGAACTCGTACTTCGGCTTCTACACCACCTGGAGCGACCTGCTGGGCACCGACGGCGCCCCGGGCCAGGTGGTGGACCACCAGCCCGGCAAGGCCGTCTCGCTCACCGGCGAGCAGAAGATGTACTCCGCGCAGGGCTCGGCCAAGGACCGCTCCGGGGTGATCCAGAACGTCACCATCAAAGGAGCCGGCTCGGGCCTGAGCAGCCAGGCGTACGTCTACCTGCCGCCGCAGTACTTCCAGCCGGGCTACGCGGCGCGGAAGTTCCCGATGGCCCTGGTGCTGGCCGGCTACCCGGGCTCGGCCGAGAAGCTCATCTCGCTGATGTCGTACCCGACCTCCACGCTCCAGGCGATCCAGGCCGGCCAGCTGCCGCCCACCGTGCTGGTGATGATGCGCACCACCCCGGCCGGCGGCAGCCGCGACACCGAGTGCATGGACATCCCGAACGGCCCCAAGGTGGAGACCTACTTCACCGAGGACCTGCCCAAGGCGATGTCGGCCACCTACCGGATCACCGACCTGCCGCAGGCCCGCGCGGTGATCGGCAACTCCACCGGCGGCTACTGCGCGCTGAAGTTCGCGCTGCGCAAGCCGGACGCCTACCGCGCGGCCGTCTCGCTCTCCGGCTACTACACGGCCCCGATCGACCCGACCACGGGCGACCTCTTCGAGGGCAGCGCCGAGCTCAAGCGCGAGAACGACCTGCTCTGGCGGCTGCACACCCAGCCCGCCGCCCCGGTCTCGCTGCTGCTGGCCACCAGCCCCAACGAGGACAACTACGAGGGCACCCAGAAGATGGTGGGCGCCTTCAAGGCCCCGACCCAGCTCTCCACCATCACCCTGGACAGCGGCGGGCACAACTTCCACACCTGGACGCGCGAAATCCCCCCGGCCCTCACCTGGCTCGGCAAGCGGCTGACGCCCCCGCAGGCCTGACCCGAATCACTACTCGCCAGTAGACCCGCCGGTAATATTTCGGCGATTTCCCCCGCACACGGCCCCGGCATTGCCGTGTGACGAGCGTCACTTTGATCTTCCCTGGACATGACATAGTCAGATGGATTTCGATGTCATTCGTGCCCGGTCGGCGATCCCGATCAGGCGCGACGGGGGCAATAAACCCGAGGCTTTTTCGTTGGCAATGGCGCTTAACGAGGGGTACGCGGTGCGCACAACAGTTCATTTCGACCCGGGGCACGACCTGCCGTACGGATGTGGTGCGGTACGACCATGCTGAGCCGGCTCCTGCCGCCGCGGGGGGCAGCCCGCACGCTCACCGGCATCACGCTGGTGCACACCATGGGTCAGGGCCTGTGGATGGCGCTCAACGCCATCTACGCGACCGCCGTGCTGGGGCTCTCACCCGGCCAGTTCGGCCTCGGCGTCGGGGCCGCCGCCGCGGTCGCGCTGCTGCTCAGCACCCCCACCGGCCACCTGGCCGACCGGCTCGGGCCGCGGGTGGTGCAGATCTGGTCCTTCGTGGCCCTCGGGCCGCTCACCGCGGCCCTCCTGCTGGTGCACGGCTTCCTGCCGTACCTGCTGGTGACCTCCGTGCAGGCGGTCGCCTACAGCGCCAGCCGCAGCGCCCGGATGGCCATGCTGGCCGGGCTGATCGAGCCCGAGCAGCGGGTCTTCGTCCGCGCCTACCTGCGGGCCACCACCAACGTCAGCGTCTCGGTGGGCGCCCTGGTCGCCGGCCTGGTGCTGGCCGTCGACTCGCCGCCGGTCTACCGGGCGGCCGTGGTCTTCAACGCCGCCACCTACCTGGTCACCGGCCTGCTGACCCTGCTGCTGCCGGCCGTGCCGCCGCAGCCGGCCAGGCCAGGCCCGGCCCTGGTGGTGCTGCGGGACCGGCCCTTCCTCGCCTTCGTCGCGCTGGACGGCCTGCTCTCCATGCACAACCTGCTGCTCGACGTGGTCCTGCCGCTCTGGGTGCTGCAGCGCACCCACGCGCCGCGCTGGATCGTCGCGGCCATCCTCTTCACCAACACCGTCGCGGTCGTCCTGCTCCAGGTCAGAGTCGCGCGCGGCACCGACGAGCCCGCCAGTGCGGCGCGGGCCTCGCGGGCCGGATCCCTCTTCATCGGCCTGGCCTGCCTGGTCTTCGCCTGCACCCAGGGCACCCCGGCGGCCCTGGCCGCCACCCTGCTGGTGCTGGGCGCGGTGGCGCACGTGCTGGGCGAGATCAAGCAGTCGGCCGGCAGCTGGGGCATGGCCTTCGGCCTGGCCCCCGAGCACGCCCAGGGCCAGTACCAGGGCACCGCCGCGATGGGCGCCGACCTCGGCAAGATGATCGCGCCGGCCCTGCTCACCTGGCTGGCCGTCACCCACGGCACGCTCGGCTGGCTGGTGATGGCCGCGGGCTTCGCCGCCATCGGCTCGGCCATGCCCCGGATCGTCACCTGGGCCGCCGCCCGGCCCTCGGCCACACCGGCCGCCGCCACCGTCTGACGCCTTTTCCCGACACTCTCCACACCTTTTCTGCACGCATTCCCGCATGGCCGCTCAGTCGTGCGCTGAGCCCATTTCGCCATGCCCGAATATGCTTCGCAATTGAACACAGGGGGATTCATGCCCGTGGACGAAAACTCCCTCGCCTCGTCCGCCGATGAAGGAACCACCATGAGCGCCGTACCCGCGCTGCAAATACCCGTCGGGGAATTCGAAAGCCGTACCGCCGACCTCCGCTCGGTCTTCTCCTGGACCTGTGCCGACTTCCGCGCACTGACCGAGTTCACCGCCGAGCGCGGCCTGGCCGCCACCGAGCTGTTCGGCGCCGCCTTCACGCTGCTGGTCCACCGGTACTCCGGCCAGGACGACCTGGTGCTGGCCCGCAGCAGCGGCCCCGACCGGCCGGCCCGGCCGGTGGCCGTCCGCTCCCGGATCGCGGACGACCTGACCTTCGCCGAGCTCACCGCGATGCTCTCCGCCCGCTACCGGGCCGGGGTCGAACAGAGCGCCGGGCCCGCCGATCTCGGCAGCGGCCTGCGGGTCGGCTTCCTGAGCCGGGCCGAGGGCGAACGGGTCGGCCCGCCGGACGGATTCGACCTGCTGCTGGAGGCGGTGGACACCCCCGAGGCGGTGCGCTTCACCCTGCACTACGACGCCGGCCGGTTCGGCGAGGGCTTCGTCTCCCGGCTGGCCGCCAACCACCGCGCGCTACTGCTCGACGCCTGCGCCCGCCCCACCGTGCCGGTGCGCGAGCTGTGCCTGCTGGCCGAGGCGGAGCTGCGGTACCTGGTGGCGGAGGTCAACGCCACCGCGCTGCCCTACCCGGCCGACAGCACGCTGCACGCGCAGGTCGAGGCCCAGGCCGCCCGCACCCCGGACGCCCCCGCCGTCCGCTGGCGGGAGACCACCTGGAGCTACCGCGAGCTGGACGAGCAGGCCGACCGGCTGGCCCGGGCCCTGCACGCCCGGGGCATCGCTCCCGGCTCCCGGATCGGCGTCTCCACCGCCCGCAGCCACCGCACCGTCGCCCTGCTGCTCGCCGTACACAAGGCCGGCTGCGCCTACGTGCCGCTCGACCCGGCCTATCCGGCCCAGCGGCTGAGCGCGATCGCCGCCACCGCCGAACCGGCCGCCGTCGTACTGGACGGCGAGACGGCCGACTGGCTCGACGGGGTGAGCGCCGCCGCGCTGCCGCTCGATGAGCTCTGGGAGAAGGCGGCGGCCGAGCCCGCCGAGCCGCTCGGGCTCGCCGTGGCGCCGACCGACACCACCCACCTGATCTACACCTCCGGCTCCACCGGCCTGCCCAAGGGCGTGGTGATCAGCCACCGCAACGTGGTCGCGCTGCTCGCCTGGGCCCACCAGGTCTACCGGCCCGAGGAGTTGGCCCGGGTCCTGTTCGCCACCTCGCTCAACTTCGACCTCTCGGTCTTCGAGCTCTGGGCCCCGCTGACCACCGGCGGCTGCGTCCTGGTGGTGGACAACGTGCTCGCCCTGACCGAGGACGAGACGCTCCGCCCCACCCTGGTCAACACCGTGCCCAGCGCGCTCAACGTGCTGCTCCAGCGCTCGGCCGTGCCCGCCGGCACCACCGTGCTGAACGTCGCGGGCGAGCCGCTGGCCAAGGAGCTGGTCAACGCCGCCTTCGAAACCACCGGCGTCGAGCGGCTGTTCAACCTGTACGGGCCCTCCGAGGACACCACGTACTCCACCTGGAAGTGCTTCACCGGCCCGCTCGAGAGCAGCCCCACCATCGGCGTGCCGATCGCCAACACCGTCGCCTACCTGCTCGACCGGTACGGGCAGTTGGTGCCGCGCGGCGTGGCGGGCGAGCTGCACCTGGGCGGCGACGGCCTGTCCAGCGGGTACACGGGCGATCCCGAGCGCACCGCCGCCGCCTTCGTGCCCGCCCCGGCCCCGCTGCCGCCCGGCCCGCTCTACCGCACCGGCGACCTCGCCCGGTGGACGGAGGAGGGCGAGCTGGCCTTCATGGGCCGGCGGGACAACCAGGTGAAGGTGCGCGGCTTCCGGATCGAGCTCGGCGAGATCGAGTCGGTGCTGCGCGCGGTGGTCGGCCTCAAGGACGTGGCCGCGCTGGCCGTCCGCCAGGGCGAGGACACCCGACTGGTCTGCTACGTGGGCCTGGAGGGCGAGCCGATCACCGTGGAGGAGATGAGCGCGCACCTGCGGCGCGAGCTGCCGCACTACATGCAGCCCGCCAAGATCCTGGTCACCGACCGGCTGCCGCAGCTGCCCAACGGCAAGGTGGACCGCAAGGCGCTGGCCGCCCAGGAGGTCGACTGGGCCGCCGGCGAGAGCGGCTTCCACAGTGACGACCCGCAGGAGGCCGCGGTGGCCCGGGTCTGGGCCGAGCTGCTGGGCGTCACCCGGCTCACCGCCGAGCTGGACTTCTTCTCGGTCGGCGGCCACTCGCTGCTGGCCAACCTGCTGGCCGCCCGCCTGGGCGACGCGGCGGCCCGCCCGGTGCGGGTGGCCGAGATCTACGAGCACCGCACCCTGGCCGACCAGGCCCGGCTGCTGCGGGCCAAGCTGGCCCAGGGGCCGGTGAGTACGGCCGGCGGCGAGGCCGCCCGGCGCCGCGCGGTGGCCGAGACGCTGCACGAATCCGGCACCGGCCACGGCGTGCCCGGCGCCGGCGCGGCCGTCTACCTGGACGGCGAGCTGGAGTTCAGCTACCACGGCGTGGACGACACCGTGACCGGGGCGGAGCGCGACGCGGCCTCCCGCCAGCGGGTCACCTGCATCACCAAGCCGATGCTGGCCTTCACCGCGCTGCGCCTGGTCGACCGCGGCCTGGTCGGCCTGGACGAGCCGCTGAGCACCCTGCTGCCGCAGGCCTTCCGCCGCGCCGACGGCTCCACCGTCGAGGTGACGCTCCGTCAACTCCTGACCCACACCAGCGGGATCGACGACTCCTACGAGATCTGGCACGACACCGACCTGCCAAGCCTCGACGCCTACCTCGACAGCTTCGCCGAGTACGGCCAACTCTTCGAGCCGGGCGAGGTGTTCGCCTACTCCGCCTGCGGCACCTCGATCGTGGCCGGGTTGATCGAGCGGCTGCTCGGCATCCCGTGGCGCCGGGCCGTCAACGAGCTGCTGCTGGCCCCGCTCGAGATCGCGCCGATCCCCGAGACGCTCACCGAAGGCGGCCACTACGGCGGCAGCATCTCGGCGGGCTACCTGTGGAGCGAGAGCGAGCAGGAGTTCACCCGGCACGACCCGCCCCGGCAGACCGTGGCGGACGACGCGGCCGGCTCCTTCTCGGTCTGCCTCACCCTGCCCGAGCTGGCGAGCATCGCCCTGCTCGCGCTGAACGACGGCGTGGCCCCCAGCGGCGAGCGGCTGCTCTCGGCCGAGCTGGCCGAGCAGATGCGCACCCCGCAGATCCCGGTGCCCGGTCACCACTTCATGCACGCCTGGGGCCTGGGCTGGCTGATGTTCGGCCCGAGCGCCTTCGGCTTCAACTCCAACGGCAGCGGCCACCACAACTTCATCCAGATCTTCCCCGAGCAGCGCTCCTTCCTGCTCCTGCTGGCCAACGCCTACCCGGCCTTCGGCCTCTACGAGGACCTGCTGCGCGCGCTCACCGGCGAGGGCCTGATCCGCACCGGCCGCCCCTTCGAGCTCGCCCTGGAGGCCTGCACCGGCCGCTACGAGTCCTCCGGCTACCGCCTGGACGTGCTGCCCGGGGCCGACCACCTCGGCTACCGCTACGCCGAACGCCGACCCGGCGGTGCCTGGCTGCCGTTGGACGAGGGTGACCTGGTGCTCTCGGGAGCCGGCGGCTTCAGCTCAATGTCCAAGGCCAACGTCCTGGCCGGTTCGATCTCCTTCATCCCCCTGCCCGGCACCGACACCCCCGGCTTCGTACGGATCGGTCAGCGCTTCGCGAGGAAGGTCCGATGACCACCCCCACCCCTGCCCCCGCCCCCGCCGCCAAGCACGTCCTGTTCGTCACCTGGAAGGCCGGCAACGCCCCCGCCTTCGAGGCCGCCAAGCGCCTGGGCCACCACGTCACCCTGATCCGCTCGCTGGCGATGGAGGCGGCCCAGCACATCGACTTCGACGCCTCCCCCTACGGCGAGTTCGTCGACACCGTGCACGTGCTGCCCGACGCCACCGAGTACGAGGCGCTGCGCGAGTGCGTGCTGGCGGTGCACGCCGAGCGCCCGGTGGACGGCTTCGTGGCCACCGTGGACGCCCTGGTGGTGCCGGTGGCCCGGATCGCCGAGGAGATCGGCGTGCCGTTCACCAGCGCGAGCGGCGCGGCGGCGGCCAAGCTGAAGAACCGCTGCCGGGAGATCCTGGCCGCCGCCGGGGTGGACTCCACCCGGCACGCGGTGGTGGCCGGGGTCGAGGAGGCGGCCGCCTTCGCGGCGGCCACCGGGTACCCGGTGGTGGTCAAGCCGGCCCGGGGCTCGGCCAGCGAGGGCGCGCACATCGTGCCCGACGAGGCCCGGCTGCGCGAGCTGCTCGCCGGGGTGGAGCCGGGCACCGGCGTGTACGAGGCCGGGGTGCTGGTCGAGGAGTACCTGACCGGCCGGTTCGTCTCGGCCGAACTCGGGCTCTCCCGTGGTAAGTTCCTCCGGCTGGCGGTCAGCGAGCGCTCCACCTGGGAGCGGCACGAGGCGCTGGAGACCGGCACCACCATCCCGGCCGCGATCAGCGCCGAGGACCAGGCGGCGGTGCTCGACTTCGCCGAGCGGGTGGTCGGCGCGGTGGGTCTGGGGCTCGGCATCTTCCACGTCGAGATCATGCTCGGCGCGGACGGCCGGCCCCGGCTGATCGAGCTCAACCCGCGGATCATGGGCTCCTGCCTGCCCAATCTGTTCAAGCTCGCGGGCGGCGGCGACATCTTCGAACTCCTGGTCCGGATCCACCTGGACGAGGAGGTGGACCCAGGCGAGATCAGCTTCACCCACCACGCCACCGTCCGCTGGTTCGGCGCGGCCGACGCCGCCCCGAAGCCGGCCCGCGTCCCGGACCTGGGCTGGGCCGCCGCCGAGTACGGCGACAGCCTGCACGCCTTCACCCTGGCCTTCCCCGAGGGCGAGGTGCTGCCGCCCTGCCGGGGCAATCTCGGCAACTTCGGCGAGGTGCAGACCGTCCACACCGACCATGCGACATCCATCAGCATCGCCGAGGAGATCGTCCGCCGTACCGCGGACCTGCTCGGCCTCGAGGTGACGAGGTGACAGTGATGGCGCCCATGAGCACGTTCTTCGACGAGACCCGGGCCCAACTCACCCGGCTCGGCCTGCCCGGCGGCGACTCCCCGCTGATCGAGGGCTCCTCCCGCACCTTCGAGGACGGCTGCCAGTACCGGATCGAGGTGCCCACCGTGAACTCGGCCCGGGCCGCCGAGACCCTGCTCTCGGAGAGCCGCCGCCGCGGCTTCACGATCAACCGGATCACCGAGACCCGCGGCCTCTTCCGGCACACCGCCCGGGAGGTGGCCGAGTACGTGGAGCTGGGCCGCGAGTACGGCGCCGAGATCCTCATGTCGGTGGGCCCCCGGGCCAGTTACGACACCGGTGCGAGCGCCCACACCCCCGAGGGGATGCGGATCGGCTACCGCCTGCGCGGCCAGGAGCAGATCGTCCGCGCGGTGGAGGACGTCAAGCGCGGCGTGGACCTCGGGGTGCGCGGTTTCGTGGTCTACGACGAGGGCCTGCTCTGGGTGCTCAACCGGCTGCGGCTGAGCGGCGACCTGCCTAAGCACCTGCACCTCAAGGTCTCGGCCCACTGCGGGCACGGCAACCCGGCCTCGGCCCAGATGCTGGAGAGCCTGGGCGCGGACAGCTTCAACCCTGTCCGCGACCTCTCGGTGCCGATGATCGCGGCGCTGCGCCAGGCCGTCTCCATCCCGCTGGACTGCCACGTGGACAACCCGAAGGCCTCCGGCGGCTTCATCCGCACCTACGAGGCCCCGGAGTTCGTCCGGGTGGCCGCGCCGGTCTACCTGAAGACGGGCAACAGCGCGCTGGAGGGCCACGGCACCTGCCCCACCCCCGCCCAGCTCGACGACATCCTGCACCAGGTCGAGATCACCACCGAGTTCCTCGGCCGCCACCACCCGGCCGCGCGGCAGAGCCCCGCCCTCGACCTCGCGAAGCGCCCGGCGGAGCACCCCGCCCGCCGGCTCGCACCCGTCAGCCCGTAAGCCCGTACCGGAAGGCTCCCCACCCATGTGCCGCATCTACGGCCACTTCGGCGGCGCCCCCGTCGACCGCGAGGTGCTGCGGGCCGTCGCCCGGGGCATGCACCACGGCGGCCCCGACGAGCAGACCCTGCACCTCGCCGACACCTGGTCGCTGGGCAACAACCGCCTCGCCATCCAGGGCATCAGCCACGGCCACCAGCCCTTCACCCTGGGCGAGGCCACCTGCGTCTTCAACGGCGAGATCTACAACCACCGCGAGTTGCGGGCCGAACTCGCCGCCCAGGGCCACCGGTTCGAGGGCGACTGCGACGGCGACGTGCTGCTGCCGCTCTACCGGAAGTACGGCGACGCCTTCGTCTCCCGCCTGGAGGGCATGTACGCCATCGCGGTGGTGGACCGGCGCGGGGCCGAGCCCTGCCTCAAGCTGTTCAACGACCACGCCGGCATGAAGTCGCTCTACTACCACCTCTCCGCCGACGGCCGCCGGCTCAGCTTCGCCTCCGAGCTCGAATCACTGGCCCGCTTCCCGGACTTCCCGAGCGAGCTCGACCCGCTCGCGGTGGACCGTTACCTGGGCGGCAAGGCCGTCTGGGGCCCGGGCACCATGTACGCCGGGGTCCGCACCCTGGTGCCCGGCACCGTGCTGACCTTCGCGGGCGGCAAGCTGACTGAGCGTCAGATCGAACTGGCTCCCGCCGAGTTGGACTGGCCCGGTGGCGAGCCGAGCCTGGCCGGGGCGGGCGAGCTGCTGGACGGGCTGCTCCAGCGGGAGCTGGGCCGGATGCTGGACGCGGACGTACCGGTCTGTGTGATCACCAGCGGCGGCCTGGACTCCAGCTACACCTCGGCGCTGGCCGCACGGCTGGTGCCGGACCTGGCCTCCTTCAACATCGCCTACCAGGGAGACTGGCCCAGCGACGAGCGGGAGTTCGCCGCCGAGGTGGCCCGGCACTGCGGCACCCGGCACCACCAGGTGCTGCTCGACCCGGCCGGCTTCCCGGCGTTGATCGACCGGTTCGTCCGCCACCTGGACCAGCCCAACAACGCCCCGCACAGCCTCTCCACCTTCGCCCTCTTCGAGGCCATCCACCAGGCCGGCTTCAAGGTGGCGCTGACCGGCGACGGCGCCGACGAGCTGTTCGCCGGCTACGCCCGGTTCGTCAAGGCGGCCCGGGACGACAGCGCCAGCTGGCACCGCGACTACCAGCCCACCATGGCGGCCGTCCCGACGGCCACCCTGGACGGGCTCTACACCGCCGAGTACTGGGCCCAAGTCGGCGCCGCCGGCGGTTACTTCGGCGATCGCAGCGCCGATGAGCTCGCCGCCCGGGTGAGCAGCTCCGCGGACAAGCTGGAGACCCTGCTGCGCTACGACCAGTTCGAGCGCTTCCCGTACTACATCCTGCGCCGGGTCGACCACCTGAGCATGGCGCACTCGGTGGAGGCCCGGGTGCCCTTCCTCCAGCCGAGCGTGATGCGCTTCGCGCACGCGCTGCCGGCCGGGCTCAAGGTGGTCGGCGAGCAGGTCAAGGCCCCCGTGGTCGAGGCCGCCCGCCGCTGGGTGCCGCAGAGCGTGATCGACCGCCCCAAGCAGCCGTTCACCCTGCCCATCGCCGCCATGATCAAGCCCGGCCAGGCGCTGCACGAGCTGATCGGCGACACCCTGCTCGCCCCCGGCGCCCGCTGCCACGCCTACGTCCGGCCGGAAGCCGTCCGCGAGCTGTTCCGGCTCCAGTCGGAGCGCCCCGGCGCCCACCCGGCCGAAGTCCTCTGGTCACTCCTGATGCTCGAAACCTGGCTCACCACCAGGCACCTCAACCCCTGACCCCCTAGGAGCTTCCCGTGCCCCAGAACCCGCCCGCCGTACGGTCCCTGCTGGCCGGTGTCACCAAGGACGACATCCGCCGCGACCCCTTCCCGCACATCGTGATCAGCGACGCGCTCCCGCAGGAGCTCTACGACGCGCTGGCCGCCACCATGCCGACCGCCGAGTACATCGGCGAGAAGATCGGCAAGAAGATCACCTCGAACGAGCGCTACAACTACATGTCCGAGCACGTCCTGGGCGACCCGGCGATGGCCCAGGTCTGGAAGGAGTTCGTGACGTACCACTCCTCCCCGGAGTTCTACGCCGAGTTCCTCGACCTCTTCCACGAGGACCTGGTGGCCAACCTGCCCCAGGTGGAGCAGCAGACCGGCGCCCTGCGCGACCTGCGGGTCGGCCGCCGCAACCGGGACTCCTTCGACACCCACGACATCCTGATGGACTGCACCGCCGTCATCAACTCGGCCGTCACCGGCCGCCCTTCGGCCTACCGCGGCCCGCACGTGGACAAGCCGTACAAGCTCTTCGGCGGCC from Kitasatospora sp. MMS16-BH015 encodes:
- a CDS encoding ABC transporter permease gives rise to the protein MNTAPLHPTPLHTASRFHHLLAAEWTKFWSVRSVSLVLGLTTLGVLAANLRSAQYMADNSRVGDAFNPQAAFDTAFTLLGSDLLLLVTAGVGAMVSVSEYATGLVRTTFVAVPRRRAVLTAKAVVLAAVMTGYGLLLAGLSFWLTQALLAGKHLGLSVAAPGAPRFLAATALYAPVCALVGFCLGVLLRHGAATVVAGVLVLFVLPSLFTDTHAWTAAVGHAMPLNAWRFLTRIDLGDQLPLHHPPTVPGAWAAYAGWALAATGLSVLVADRRDA
- a CDS encoding esterase family protein; translation: MPSLTGVPLQIIAALVAVAVFAATMWLWPRLAGKGWRSWLGRFGAFLAAQVAVLVAMGLVANSYFGFYTTWSDLLGTDGAPGQVVDHQPGKAVSLTGEQKMYSAQGSAKDRSGVIQNVTIKGAGSGLSSQAYVYLPPQYFQPGYAARKFPMALVLAGYPGSAEKLISLMSYPTSTLQAIQAGQLPPTVLVMMRTTPAGGSRDTECMDIPNGPKVETYFTEDLPKAMSATYRITDLPQARAVIGNSTGGYCALKFALRKPDAYRAAVSLSGYYTAPIDPTTGDLFEGSAELKRENDLLWRLHTQPAAPVSLLLATSPNEDNYEGTQKMVGAFKAPTQLSTITLDSGGHNFHTWTREIPPALTWLGKRLTPPQA
- a CDS encoding MFS transporter — encoded protein: MLSRLLPPRGAARTLTGITLVHTMGQGLWMALNAIYATAVLGLSPGQFGLGVGAAAAVALLLSTPTGHLADRLGPRVVQIWSFVALGPLTAALLLVHGFLPYLLVTSVQAVAYSASRSARMAMLAGLIEPEQRVFVRAYLRATTNVSVSVGALVAGLVLAVDSPPVYRAAVVFNAATYLVTGLLTLLLPAVPPQPARPGPALVVLRDRPFLAFVALDGLLSMHNLLLDVVLPLWVLQRTHAPRWIVAAILFTNTVAVVLLQVRVARGTDEPASAARASRAGSLFIGLACLVFACTQGTPAALAATLLVLGAVAHVLGEIKQSAGSWGMAFGLAPEHAQGQYQGTAAMGADLGKMIAPALLTWLAVTHGTLGWLVMAAGFAAIGSAMPRIVTWAAARPSATPAAATV
- a CDS encoding amino acid adenylation domain-containing protein; translated protein: MSAVPALQIPVGEFESRTADLRSVFSWTCADFRALTEFTAERGLAATELFGAAFTLLVHRYSGQDDLVLARSSGPDRPARPVAVRSRIADDLTFAELTAMLSARYRAGVEQSAGPADLGSGLRVGFLSRAEGERVGPPDGFDLLLEAVDTPEAVRFTLHYDAGRFGEGFVSRLAANHRALLLDACARPTVPVRELCLLAEAELRYLVAEVNATALPYPADSTLHAQVEAQAARTPDAPAVRWRETTWSYRELDEQADRLARALHARGIAPGSRIGVSTARSHRTVALLLAVHKAGCAYVPLDPAYPAQRLSAIAATAEPAAVVLDGETADWLDGVSAAALPLDELWEKAAAEPAEPLGLAVAPTDTTHLIYTSGSTGLPKGVVISHRNVVALLAWAHQVYRPEELARVLFATSLNFDLSVFELWAPLTTGGCVLVVDNVLALTEDETLRPTLVNTVPSALNVLLQRSAVPAGTTVLNVAGEPLAKELVNAAFETTGVERLFNLYGPSEDTTYSTWKCFTGPLESSPTIGVPIANTVAYLLDRYGQLVPRGVAGELHLGGDGLSSGYTGDPERTAAAFVPAPAPLPPGPLYRTGDLARWTEEGELAFMGRRDNQVKVRGFRIELGEIESVLRAVVGLKDVAALAVRQGEDTRLVCYVGLEGEPITVEEMSAHLRRELPHYMQPAKILVTDRLPQLPNGKVDRKALAAQEVDWAAGESGFHSDDPQEAAVARVWAELLGVTRLTAELDFFSVGGHSLLANLLAARLGDAAARPVRVAEIYEHRTLADQARLLRAKLAQGPVSTAGGEAARRRAVAETLHESGTGHGVPGAGAAVYLDGELEFSYHGVDDTVTGAERDAASRQRVTCITKPMLAFTALRLVDRGLVGLDEPLSTLLPQAFRRADGSTVEVTLRQLLTHTSGIDDSYEIWHDTDLPSLDAYLDSFAEYGQLFEPGEVFAYSACGTSIVAGLIERLLGIPWRRAVNELLLAPLEIAPIPETLTEGGHYGGSISAGYLWSESEQEFTRHDPPRQTVADDAAGSFSVCLTLPELASIALLALNDGVAPSGERLLSAELAEQMRTPQIPVPGHHFMHAWGLGWLMFGPSAFGFNSNGSGHHNFIQIFPEQRSFLLLLANAYPAFGLYEDLLRALTGEGLIRTGRPFELALEACTGRYESSGYRLDVLPGADHLGYRYAERRPGGAWLPLDEGDLVLSGAGGFSSMSKANVLAGSISFIPLPGTDTPGFVRIGQRFARKVR